Proteins encoded within one genomic window of Solibaculum mannosilyticum:
- a CDS encoding class I SAM-dependent methyltransferase: MKDTIVRATDGELIQLSGLSDEQLLRLRYEEEKACSLKAKNMPPFSDERREYLRKVYTYVEELQQYDKERKGIVERSMGVDLNSIRLVLNRIRYHQKKFPHNDPLVVFEAGCGYGNALERIAQLDHVQAIGCDVYLTEEIRSLQKQNVIQAYEGEVYTVLEQLKDESIDIFYADNVLEHLFRNELDETLKLLYRKMKKGGEVIAIIPNRYTGPHDISKYFVPRGSEAEGLHFSEMRFAEFYELTTKMGWKYKTAVFQLLKGPFFCLKDGKGKKTLRKAKWEPAFGNQKSRFLQKFWFKVMAYSVYVMEK; encoded by the coding sequence ATGAAAGACACTATCGTAAGAGCTACAGATGGTGAATTGATACAATTAAGCGGTTTATCCGATGAGCAGTTGCTTCGGCTGCGGTACGAAGAGGAAAAGGCCTGCAGTCTCAAAGCAAAAAATATGCCTCCTTTTTCGGACGAACGCAGGGAATACTTAAGGAAGGTCTACACGTATGTAGAGGAACTGCAGCAATACGACAAGGAACGGAAAGGCATTGTGGAAAGGTCTATGGGTGTGGATCTCAACAGTATCCGCCTTGTTTTAAACCGGATCCGCTATCATCAGAAAAAATTCCCTCACAACGATCCTCTTGTCGTCTTCGAGGCCGGATGCGGCTACGGCAACGCTTTGGAACGCATCGCTCAATTGGATCACGTTCAGGCAATTGGCTGTGACGTCTACCTGACAGAGGAAATTCGTTCCCTCCAGAAACAAAATGTCATCCAAGCCTATGAAGGTGAAGTCTATACCGTCTTGGAGCAGTTGAAGGATGAAAGCATCGATATCTTTTATGCAGACAATGTCCTGGAACACCTGTTCCGCAATGAACTGGATGAAACTTTGAAATTGCTCTATCGCAAGATGAAAAAGGGCGGCGAGGTCATTGCCATCATTCCCAACCGCTACACCGGTCCCCATGATATCTCCAAGTACTTCGTCCCGCGCGGCAGCGAGGCTGAAGGCCTACATTTTTCAGAAATGCGGTTTGCAGAGTTTTATGAGCTGACCACCAAGATGGGATGGAAATATAAAACCGCTGTTTTCCAGCTGCTAAAGGGTCCGTTCTTCTGCTTAAAGGATGGCAAGGGAAAGAAAACTTTGCGCAAAGCCAAATGGGAACCTGCCTTTGGAAATCAGAAGTCAAGATTCCTTCAGAAGTTTTGGTTCAAAGTGATGGCCTACTCTGTCTATGTGATGGAGAAATAG